One region of Micromonospora ureilytica genomic DNA includes:
- a CDS encoding carbohydrate ABC transporter permease gives MSRLRLGFWLIAVPMSLLALATIYPLLFTANVAMKTRRDYILDRFSLTDALRWENISAAWNSVGMGRYFVNSLFVVTVSVLLLLLLGSMAGFALSQLRFRGSSALFLGCLAGLFIPFQVIMVPLARIMADTALIDTYPGLILVYVAQFLPFTVFLMTSYYKGIPPEIVDAARIDGNTVYGVYRRIMLPLGTPALLSVGILNALFCWNDVLMALVMMPSADHRTLMIGVTSLRGQYSDNIPTFASGVLIAAIPVLLVYLFLQRQIADGVAAGSTKG, from the coding sequence ATGTCTCGCCTCCGCCTGGGCTTCTGGCTGATCGCCGTCCCCATGTCGCTGCTCGCCCTGGCGACGATCTACCCCCTGCTGTTCACCGCCAACGTCGCGATGAAGACGCGCCGTGACTACATTCTCGACCGGTTCTCCCTGACCGACGCTCTGCGGTGGGAGAACATCAGCGCGGCGTGGAACAGCGTCGGCATGGGCCGCTACTTCGTCAACTCACTGTTCGTGGTGACCGTGTCGGTGCTCCTGCTGCTGCTGTTGGGGTCGATGGCCGGTTTCGCCCTGAGCCAACTGCGGTTCCGTGGCTCGTCGGCGTTGTTCCTGGGTTGCCTCGCGGGTCTCTTCATCCCGTTCCAGGTGATCATGGTGCCGCTCGCGCGGATCATGGCCGACACCGCGCTCATCGACACGTACCCCGGACTGATCCTCGTCTACGTGGCTCAGTTCCTGCCCTTCACGGTCTTTCTCATGACCAGCTACTACAAGGGCATTCCGCCGGAGATCGTCGACGCCGCGCGCATCGACGGCAACACCGTGTACGGCGTGTATCGCCGGATCATGCTGCCCCTGGGCACCCCGGCGCTGCTGTCGGTAGGCATCCTCAACGCCCTGTTCTGCTGGAACGACGTCCTGATGGCGCTGGTGATGATGCCTTCGGCCGATCACCGGACGCTCATGATCGGGGTGACCTCGTTGCGCGGGCAGTACTCCGACAACATCCCCACCTTCGCCTCCGGGGTGCTGATCGCCGCGATACCCGTCCTGTTGGTCTACCTGTTCCTCCAGCGCCAAATTGCCGACGGTGTGGCCGCCGGTTCCACGAAGGGTTGA
- a CDS encoding mandelate racemase/muconate lactonizing enzyme family protein → MRITGYRTLSTVQEWGRPVGDANGVFADGVVPVSIVIVDTDEGISGVGLGPHVEIERIFPAIEGEDPRAVTSLYDRMLRHTFKAGHAGPVFGTIGALDTALWDIKAQAAGEPLWRLLGGRDRRVTAYASGLDIGLTDDELVAEYEVYASHGLRAAKLKGGLDIESDRHRLSLVKEVLTEAGRGRRPGLMLDVNEAWTRKQAVRHVCELERTLDLIWIEEPVRRWDAEGLAAVSRGVSASVATGENLTGLEQYRPLIAAGAVDIVQMAAVWGVTHFLRASALAHAHDLPVSPIGNSPVGLLHAATSVPNHLTSELQDLHSPVGVSIDLHVEDGAFILGDSPGLGVRVDEERIRAANRRPQAQTADSPNVRPERAGRRLLAGVDGVIPTRQVPAVPLNSRNEVSPTVRH, encoded by the coding sequence ATGCGGATCACGGGATATCGGACGCTCTCCACGGTCCAGGAATGGGGGCGACCCGTCGGCGACGCCAACGGGGTGTTCGCCGACGGGGTGGTCCCGGTCTCGATCGTCATCGTCGACACCGACGAGGGCATCTCGGGAGTCGGCCTCGGGCCGCACGTCGAGATCGAGCGGATCTTCCCAGCCATCGAGGGTGAAGACCCCCGGGCCGTGACGTCCCTGTACGACCGCATGTTGCGGCACACCTTCAAGGCGGGCCACGCCGGGCCGGTGTTCGGCACCATCGGCGCTCTGGACACCGCGCTGTGGGACATCAAGGCGCAGGCCGCCGGCGAACCGCTGTGGCGGCTGCTGGGCGGACGAGACCGGCGGGTCACCGCCTACGCGTCCGGGCTGGACATCGGGCTCACCGACGACGAACTCGTCGCGGAGTACGAGGTCTACGCGAGCCACGGCCTACGAGCGGCCAAGCTCAAGGGTGGCCTCGACATCGAGAGCGACAGGCACCGCCTCAGCCTGGTCAAGGAGGTTCTGACCGAGGCCGGGCGCGGCCGGCGGCCGGGTCTGATGCTCGACGTCAACGAGGCGTGGACCCGCAAGCAGGCCGTCCGGCACGTCTGCGAACTGGAACGCACCCTCGACCTCATCTGGATCGAGGAGCCGGTCCGGCGCTGGGACGCCGAGGGTCTCGCCGCGGTCAGCCGAGGCGTGTCCGCGTCGGTCGCCACCGGTGAGAACCTCACCGGGCTCGAACAGTACCGCCCGCTGATCGCCGCCGGCGCGGTCGACATCGTCCAGATGGCGGCCGTCTGGGGGGTCACCCACTTCCTGCGCGCGTCCGCCCTGGCCCACGCCCACGACCTGCCGGTCAGCCCGATCGGCAACAGCCCGGTCGGGCTGCTGCACGCCGCGACCTCGGTGCCGAACCACCTGACCAGCGAGTTGCAGGACCTGCACTCTCCGGTTGGTGTCTCCATCGACCTGCACGTCGAGGATGGCGCCTTCATCCTCGGCGACTCACCGGGGCTGGGGGTCCGGGTGGACGAGGAGCGGATCCGGGCGGCCAACCGCCGCCCGCAGGCGCAGACTGCCGACAGCCCCAACGTCCGGCCGGAGCGGGCCGGACGGCGGCTGCTGGCCGGGGTCGACGGGGTGATCCCCACCCGCCAGGTGCCTGCCGTGCCGCTGAACTCCCGCAACGAGGTGTCGCCGACCGTACGGCACTGA
- a CDS encoding carbohydrate ABC transporter permease: MRAERYAPYILVAPAVLIIVVLRLYPLLLGVNFSFTGDGAQNGTAVGFGNYRELFADPLFQTALKNVGLLVLLLPVAVAIPGLLATFIYLRVPGHRFYRSVYFFPAVLSPVIVGAIFNLLLAFDGPLNAVLGSVGIEPIDWLGDPGIAMFMVVGVHIWATFGMALVVFLAGFATLDPALLDAARVDGASLRQVVWHVIVPSLSRTIQFVFVTTMIGMLTSMFGLLYVMTSGGPEGSTYLPEFYIWKQQGQMNRPALASAASTILFMIMLVVGLLQIKLLERSGKED, translated from the coding sequence GTGCGGGCCGAACGCTACGCCCCCTACATCCTGGTCGCCCCGGCCGTCCTGATCATCGTGGTGCTGCGCCTCTACCCGCTGCTCCTCGGGGTCAACTTCTCCTTCACCGGCGACGGTGCGCAGAACGGGACGGCGGTCGGGTTCGGCAACTATCGCGAGCTCTTCGCCGACCCGCTGTTCCAGACCGCGCTGAAGAACGTCGGGCTGCTGGTTCTTCTGCTGCCGGTGGCGGTGGCGATCCCCGGTCTGCTCGCGACGTTCATCTACCTGCGGGTGCCCGGTCACCGCTTCTACCGCAGCGTCTACTTCTTCCCCGCGGTGCTCTCACCCGTCATCGTCGGTGCGATCTTCAACCTTCTACTCGCCTTCGACGGCCCCCTCAACGCCGTCCTCGGGTCGGTCGGTATCGAGCCGATCGACTGGCTCGGTGACCCGGGCATCGCGATGTTCATGGTGGTCGGCGTGCACATCTGGGCCACCTTCGGCATGGCCCTTGTGGTGTTCCTCGCCGGATTCGCCACGCTGGACCCCGCGCTGCTGGACGCTGCCCGGGTGGACGGGGCGTCGCTGCGCCAGGTGGTCTGGCACGTGATCGTCCCGAGCCTTTCGCGCACCATCCAGTTCGTCTTCGTGACCACGATGATCGGCATGCTGACCTCGATGTTCGGGCTGCTCTACGTGATGACGAGCGGCGGGCCGGAGGGGTCGACGTACCTGCCGGAGTTCTACATCTGGAAGCAGCAGGGCCAGATGAACCGTCCGGCTCTCGCCTCGGCCGCGTCGACGATCCTCTTCATGATCATGCTCGTGGTGGGGCTGTTGCAGATCAAGCTGCTCGAACGATCCGGAAAGGAGGATTGA